GTGCAGTCAAGTTGTAAGAGAAATGCGAGGTTTTTGCTAAAGAATCTATGATAACTCTAGGTGAGTCAAGAAGTGGAGATATGTTTTGAAATCAGTGTTAAAGTGAGTCATGTTAACAACTaagaataaaatccattttgctCCCCACCTTCAATTCTCCATATGCTGTGGATTTTGGTATTGACAGAGGCGACTagtatttaaaagattttggtACTGGAAGAGGAACTTGGAAACCAATTCAAATTGAAACAAATCCATTAGAAAAAGACTTCTGCTAAAACAAGTCAGCTGTGTTTGTTAGATTTGTCAGCCTCGGTCTCACCTCTCTCTACtgagagggggaaaaggaaTGCATTTCTCCCAGAACAGCTTTTCAGCCTGTATGCAGATTTAAAATCTCCACTGCAACTCATAGGTTCATATAAACAGTTAACTTTGTAGCCCTGAcgaaatgaaaatttatttttcatgttatctcAGATACCAGAATTAGCTCCATGACAACAGTATATCCCAAAAGAAGTTCTACATCCTAAATTACATACACAACCTCCTGTTGCCTGTGTCTGTTTTCGTTATTGAACAGCTCCACTAGTAAAGAAACTATTCCATCAGATTATTCCTTggagtcacttttttttttattttagtatcaAAACTTGAAATGCGAGCCTACCATTTAACCTTAAGCATAACTGGAAGAGCATAAGCTTAACACACAGCTAATTCTGTAGTTCAAAATCTGTCTTTCAGTTACTTACTGGAGGgactggaggaggaagagcaggttGCAAAGGAACTTCCTCTTCTACTGGAGAACTGACCTCAGGCGTGGGACTGGACGACTCTTCATTAGAAGGAACTATAGCaagattgttgttgttgtcttcaGTTGTCTCGGGTGTTTGATTTGTGGTTTCAGTGCTGATCAGTTCCTCAGTAGCAGGAGAAGGCAATTCATTATCATTGGCATCTGATGAAGGGGGTGGCTCATCAGGAACAGGAACTGTAGGCTGCACAGAGATGGGTTCCTCAATATTGCCATTGGTACTGGTGTTACCATTATCAACATCTGCTAGGATGCCTATGAAGTCCTGGGGATTGCTTGGCTGATAGAAAGGAGCACTTTCTATTCCTCCAGCAAGAGTATTAAAGCGCTGATACAACAATTTTTGTATATTTGGTCCACTTGGGCCTTCTGGTTCAGTGATAGAACTACGCTTCTTTAACGGCCGAGGAGCATTGGCCAATTTTCTCCTCAGAGCTTCCAGATCAGCATCACTTTGATATCGCAGGGGTGAGTGCACAATAGGTGTGAGCTTTGTAGGACTGAGAGGACGAGGAATGTTTTCCACATTGCTGTTTTCACTGGGTGGTGGAGCGTTTTCCAGCTCTTGATCTTTTTCAGAGACCTCAGTCTGAGGCTGAGACTGTGGCTGTGAAGGAGCCTGGGCAGGCAAAGAACCATGAAGGAATGGCAGTGGTGAGGGCGAAGTTGAACCAGACTGTAATACAGGCTTTCcataaactgaaggaaaaaacaatggaaaacagTGAAGATCTGTTCTCAAgttatgtaataaaatatttgcaaataaaccATATGTCTTTGTTGCTACTTGTTTGATACtagtacagaaaataattatgttggaatccatcaaaacaaaaataaatactcacCTGTTGGTGATGGCAACCACCAACTCGCTATACACAATTTTTTTCAacttatttataaaagcataGATGGAGCATCCAGACTATATTGTTCTATTCCtatcttgttttaaataaaaggcaacTGAACGTATGCTTATTATCACCCCCAAGAGAAATGGGATCATTCTGCTGCTATACTAcatacaaaaaagcaaacaaacaaaacttttctcaCAGATTTAGAGAGGCTTCTCAAACAAGCTGTCATTTATACTGATACGTAAAGTAAACTAAGCctaataaatagattttaatagTCTAtttcaaaggacaaaaaaaataaagcaatgtaTATTCTACCTGCTTTTACTGACTTATTTAAGGTATTATATACAGCTTGCTGATAATTCTTTGGTGGTGTTGCTTGTTGAAGATACATTGAGTAGATGGAACTGGAGTTCACTGTCTGTGGCCCTTTTCTGGGAGACTGAGGTCTTGATCCTTTATCAGCTAGAAAAGGTCTGATGGCCACAGTTAAAGGCAGTTCTGGCCTGCCATCTCCTCCTGGGAACAAGGGGGGGCCAGAAGGCTGATACGTGGGGCTGGGAGGTACAGAAATCCGCTGCTGAATCTGCTGCGAAGAGCTGGGTTGATGCACGTTGCTTGGCGGCGGAAGCGGAACAGGTCTTTGCCGATTCGTTATACTCGTTCCGGGTCTGGGCAGGCTGccatccttccttctttctagAGAATTTGTAGAACCTGTTCCTAAGGGAACTGGGCTTGGATAGGTCCCATAGTTTTGAGGTAACTGCTTGCTTACACCAGGAATTGTTGGTGGCACTTTCCCCAGATCAAGACCCTatgtaagaacaaaaaaaagtataacacctcattaaataaaatacttgtgaGCAAGAATATTCTTCATTCAACAAAACAGACTAATAATCCGGTGTAACAATAAAGGAGTCAGTGTAAGTAATTTGTCATCTTTAACCACTACACAATTCTACCTGAATTTACCACCAAGACCTACCGTTTAAAGGCATCTTCAGTTATAATACATTAATATGAAGGCAGAACTACTTGAGTACTTTCAAAGCCTTAATGACCAGTTCTAGGTTCTGGACCTCAGTATCTATTTGATAATTGATAATGTTTTGGTAAACTGTCACTGCTATCACACTATACAACTTAAAGACAAGGTCCTTATTCTTTAAAGATTACACTGTTAAAGAATTCATAAAGTACAAGAACAGCAGTGCAGACAGACACCACCAACGGACTCACTgaaggattattattattatttttctttaattttttttccaagataaaaAGCATGTTGAAAAGTAGTAATTTACACCaaggaaaaacagtaacaaagatGTGAATTGGAAAAATAGGAAGGTGGGGAAGATAAGGACAAACacatggggagaaaaggggaaaccGGATatgtaaaagaacaaaaagttcTATCAACAAACAacttaagctgaaaaaaaaaatccatcaattGCAATGTGGTaagaacacaaaggaaaaggggggaggggaTACAAAGGTAATTTCActtgtgacattttaaataattataagcagagaaatgaaaaaagtgtaGATATCTGAAGCAAGTTTGGCTGTGGAAGCCAAAGGTTCataatttcagcaaaacagatcTAAAAATGCACCACAGAGTAAACCCACCAGCTTATCAGTACTTCCTAATACTGAAGTTGGCAAAGGTTGGCTGGATATAGTTCcttgttttaaagcagtgtCCATGCTTGATTCTTTCCAGTCTGTGTTGGAGATCTGAGGGGGTTTTACCACaggggctgagctctgcttaAGTATTGGCCAATTTCCATCATTAGcttgaaaacagatgaaaacactatttaaaataatccataCCACCATtgtaaacaagcaaaacaacacGTGAAATGGAACAGGTTAGATTACGACAGGATTAATTTGATTCCAGAAATCAGATGAAGCGCTATAATGTTTGATTCAGAAATCAATACCCAAAGCCCAATCACTGTATATATAACATGCTGTCCATTAGCCTTTGACATTTGAATTGTACCCAAAATTCctatagaaaaaaagattgttaaaattttgctttgagtGTTGCCTATTTTACTATTAAAAGGCACAGTTAAGTTCAGAAAAGAAGTCTTTACAGAAACActtaaatgtatttcctttggTACTCTCCAGGAACACTGTCAAATTATGACACACGTTAAATCTACGTCTCCGTGTGGACTTATTCCAAATTTAAACTATTGTTAGTGGGTTCATTGACTCATAACAGGAAgtaaaaactcattttaagaATGTGTTAGAACAAAAGCCTACAttcctttactggatgtggcTCTTAActtaccttttgttttttcctctacatGCTCACCTGATCAGCATTGCCtcagagatttaattttaaagaaacgTATGAAGTCAGCTGACAACAAGAAGTCACAGTGCCAAAATACAAGTCATGGACTTTTATCTtcattgcatgaaaaaaaatcatgcacaGCTGCATGTAAACTAAGGCAACAAATCCTTAACAAATCCTAGATGCTTTGATACGTTATTTTATTAACTGCAGACTATTTACTTTCTGTTCCCCAAGTAAGTGAGAGAGTTTAAATCGCCTTATAATAAGATCTGTTTTTACAGATCCTTGGCTAGATTCTAGGGCTTAAGTCTGCCTTTGACAGATTAAGCTTTAGATGTCTCTAATAAGGTGACGAGAGATCATTTCTCCTTCCCTATCGCCTGCAGTTAACTTAGTGGAGCATTTAGTAAAGATGACATGTAACACTTTACTAGACAATGGCAACTATATGGGGGTGGGAGATTAACTGAGATTTCTGGACCTCATAGTAAAACCCCATAGTAAACCCACAGCAAAAGCCCatagtaaaaaaataagatcaaaTGAAACCCAGGCATTTAATGGCAACGTTTCCTGTTTCGTTTCACTCTTAAGCCCCTAGAAAATAGAATCAGCAAGACTATTTCGGGGATTCTGTGCCATCCTCTGTCTAGTATAGATGACAGTCTAAGAACAAGAtgcatagaaatattttaattacattgaATTTAACTTCCCCACTACTTTCTACACGAGCTTTATCCTTTTTACTGAGtatcccttttcttctccccaccaAAATGACAACCTGAAGATTTCTGGACAATTGCCACCCAATGTTTTCACTACATGAGTGCAAATTCATTCTATTGCTTGTAAATACTTCGATGAGCTTTGTTCAAATCATATCGCTTACttttaaatgagcaaaaaaaaaaagttatacctCTGCATATGAGGTATCCTACTAATTATTTTAACTATATATGCAGACTATTCCTTGGAATTCCATACGCAATATTGTATTaaccttttaaattaaaatcaactgTGTTTGAATCATGAGAAAGAATTACTTTGGAGCAAGACTGGTTTTGTGGTAGGCCATTTAAACAGGATGaacacttctttatttttacactgaGGATAAAGTATGTAGCATGATCTGAATTCTGAGGTAACAGACTGGAAGTAAATCCAGACCCTCTCTCCTCTTAACTTCTGTTTGATTCTACTTATGTAACAGAGTGCTCCCGTCTTCATGTCCTTTATATTACAGTCTGGCAGACTGGCAACTGTCACGCACTTTGTATGAGCACACCTTTCATATACTCCCACAACCCGAGGTGGATCTCATGCACTTAACTAAGCAGCTGTTGCGATCTCCAACAGCAGCGTATGGCACCAAGTGCTCAGAGGAGGCAACCAAGCAGCATCTCCCTTCTGTCTTTGGTTTGACTATCACCCCCACAGCCATTTCAACCAGCTGgactcattttctcttccaaatgtACCCTCTTGTCTACCTGCCTGTAAGACTACCCAACACCCAGTGCATTGCAACTCCCACCAGCCAGATTTGTATTTACATAAATAAGACAGTGACATAGACACAAGTTCCTGtgcattttctctgattttacCTAAAGACTATTGCAGGTCTGGATCCATGATACTTGCTACAGCAACTGAAGTGTAAGCCAAGTATATTGTTTTCGTGCTATTGAAGTCAGCAATATTTTTGCTATTGACTTGCACAAGGTGAGCTTTTATCCCACCTCTGGGGCCAGTGCAACACAAAGTCTCAAACTTTCACACAAAATAACTCAAGCTGAACGTGTATATATTACATCTATCTACTCTGAGATACACTAAAACATCCTTTGGTGATTACCACAAATTTTCTAATGAttcttctcaattttttttaatgaagaaaattcatCCCTAGAATGCTATTGCAGTACTCTAAGGATGAATTTGCTGCAAATCCATTTACTTCAAATGTGAAAAGCAACTTCTAAACAATTTTACATCTCAACAGCATCTACTACATACCAGCCCACAACACAAGTTCTAAAGATGCTGTTTAATATGCATCTGTATGCAAGAGCTCAGATGACCATATTAAAAACTGAGTTCTTAGCTAGCCAAGTATCTTCTACGGACTCACAGTGCTGGGTGTCAAAGAGAGTAGGTGCCAGACGGATGACATTGTGAACAGCAGACTGAAGAGAAGTGGGAGGTGACAGAATAGGATCCACTATTATGTCTAAATCAGAAACCTTCCAGGTGTCTGGAGATTTTTTCACACACCCCCAGTCTGTTTCTACGGGACACATCAAGGCAGATCCagttacacagaaaaagaaagaaaaaaaagtggtggaaaaattaaaacaatgacaATGGAGAAATTAGAACAGGAACACGCAgataatgagaaacaaaagcatgacagttgaaaaaaaatcccatttttatttcttccagggAGCATATAAAATTCTCCTAAAATAAATCTATCTTACTGGACTTTCTTCAAGTATGTTCAAAGTAATAAATACAAAGTCAGTCCTAAGGTAGACTAAGtacttttataaaaatcaaagagcTCTCATTCATAGATCTTAAAACCTTGTGAGTTCGGTCCAGAAGTATGTATGTGTTTCCAGTAAGGTTAAGATTTATAAAACAGGGAATTATTTCTGGTTTGTGAACTTAAAAGTTATGAACTGCCCCATACGTTGAAGAAGAATCCACACATTCAAATCTAAAACTGCTGCAAATCTGTCATTTCACCCCACAATTAAATCCTTCCACATTCTTAaatttttctataaaaacagTGATTGGGTTTCTATAGCCTTTGAATCAAACTAAAGATATTGTTAGATCACTAATATCATTGGAAAATActgtgggctttttttgtttgtttgtttaaagttcTGTTGTTGTTTACTTTCACTTCCTGACCTTGGGATTTTTGGGGGGGACATTCCTGTTGTTCTTTCCTACAAGCGTACAGAGGTTCTGATGGTCTTTCCTTCAatcttttcctccctgtttgGAAGGATGTTGCAAGCTTTGCTGGTGTATCCAGTTTTAATACTGGAATGCATGTGAATATTGCAGAAGCTTTGGTCTAACAGTCATCCCTTATCTCATTTCTAGGTCTCTCCTAGAAGATCGTGCCGAATCAAGTCCTGTGGTTAGATCGATTGGACcgtgcattttttatttttattatgcacatgtatttgtatttataaatcaataaatatttatttgtattactCATGTTAAGCTAGCCACTTATTAAGAACTCTGATTTTGCTAAGATGTGAGCACACAAGTGAGCTGTgccaaaatgaaaacttaattgCACAAGTATCATGACTTGCTTCTGTCAGTCTccaatgtaaattttaaaaagtgtcttCTATTTTACAATAtagataaaattattaattttgggAAACATGGGAACCGATTTCAGTTATGGAGAATACTCTAGAGGGGCAGCTCCTTCACTAATGAAGGCAGATAGAAGTAAACACCATCAATGCTAAGGTTACGCCACTTCAGAAACACTTCAAGAACCACGAATACTCATATCTCTGCAGGAGCAAAAGCTTCCCATAGTTTTATTGCATTCTCCTACTTAGTCTCCTTCTgagtagtagtagtatttttACTAGTTCACTAGTTTTGGTTTGCTGTGCATATACTATGAATAGTTGTTTATAATGTTGTTTGCCACAAAGTCGATTTCATTATTATATTCAAACACACAAACTAATTGAAAAGCtattaaaacagaacagttaATTCACAGAATCTGTAAAGGAACATGTGCTCCTTTTAGTGTTTTACCACATAGTAtaatcacaaagaaaacatactCTACCTCCTGAGAAAAACTCATGGGAAAGAGGTAAAAATGGCTCATACCAAATAAGTAGTGTCCAGTGAACAGAACAGTGTTGAACACATCTAAAAACTTGCCTTTTCTGCTACAGAAATTATCTCAACACAGGATCTCTTAAGATTACTCCTTTTCTTATTACTCCTTtccaaataatatatattaacaaTCATCACACTTAGGTGCTTACCAGATTTTGATCTCCCATGTGTTGAGCTAGAAGCAATGGTGAGAGACTGTGGTTTAACTGGATCTACTGGTACAGCGTAAGTGCCAGCACTTGGAACTTGGATGTAAGGTCCTACAGCTGCCACCCGTCCTGAAGCACTCAAAGATGATTGGGGTGATGAAGTTCCATTAATACGATTCAACTAAAAATCAGACAAATTGAAACGTGAATTTCCATTTAATCTAGGCATTTGTGCATGAAAACGAGGTCTGAATTTAATTATCTGGAACCATGCACTGTAGCTAATGCACTTTAATAAATTACCGTACTCCatattatgcaaaaaaaaaaagaattagacaatttttttccttaaaactaacacctcaaaaattaaatttctcagCCACAGCACAtacttttcatgaagaaaacttTTACTGCGTAAGGTCTCTTTTCAATGTACcttttgtataaataaataaatttatttattgaaatcaACACCTCCAGCTAGGAATACATAGGGGAATCCATAAGTGATCTCTGTAGTCCTCAGACAAAAGGTCTACTGATTTCTAGTCAAAGTCCCAGACAACTATCAGCTAATTTTATCAGACCCTTTATTAcgtttttatcattttttctgttccagggaaaaacaaagacaaacaaaaaacctacctttttgatgtttttatgcTCTGAAAAACAGCCCATGATCAAACTTCCTACAAATCTATACTATAAATTTTAATCCAGTATGGTCTGtaccacacagaaaaaaaaagcagcagttttctgttatctatgaaaaaaattaaaatagttttaagaaGTCTACTACTTTTCAAATGGGTTCTTTAGATGTAACTGTACTACTCAGCTGGGAATAAAGTGACATTCTATGTAGTTTTAATAGGCTGTTGATAAACTAAAGTGTGGCCCTTTGAATAGTTTATCTTacaggaatgttttctttttgacgTGCCTCAACTTTTTTCTTGTATAGTCGTTCACGCAGCTCATTGATTCGCTTGTCCATCATGGCCACCTCCATATTACGTTTGTTTAAGagttctttctgctgctgaagcttGGAGTTCTGCTCCTGATTAAGCCTGTTCCGaatctgaaagaagaaaaaaataaaaagcagcacttGTTAGGATAGTTACTTCATTTTGTCTTGGCCAAGGTTGTTTTTAAcatgttgttaaaaaaaactgAGGCAACATGGATCAGCCATGTTCTGACATATGATTTTTTGCTTCCACACAGCCTGTCAAATTACCATGAAcaactgttaaaaagaaaacactaggACATGCTATCTTTTACTAAGCTATTGGACACCCCATAAACGTGTAGCATGCATCCCGTTTATACCAACTGGATTAAAGAAttaggcaaaaataaatttcataaatCAGTTCCACAATGAAATATTAAGTCCTAGAAAATACTTGTTAAAAGTTACATTTAACCACAATGGAAGTTTGAATATCATGGAAACTAAATAATACTAAGTGATATCGAACTTGTACAAGAAATTATGCTCTTAATTCTGTTTCCAGTTCCACACATAACTTCTTGATGCCTGGATGGGAAGTTAACTGAACTGCTAGTGCATGGTCTGGATACcagtttttctctctgcatgaGGATTAAACCCTTCACAGCAGGTTTCCGGTAAATTAGGAGACTGATTACCTTTATAGTTTAAATCAACTAtgacatccttttttttttctctctcttgctttcccATTGGCATTTTTTCATACCTTCAATAATTCTAACTGTATTGTCCCAATATTCCACTTTTCATGGCAACTGTtgcatgcaaaaaaaaccaaacctgaCGCAAATTTAAGTCTTGATAAACGTGTATGGGATCATTGTGAAGCACAAGAAAGAAACCTTAATCCACTGAGCATCTTTGTATTTAGAAATACTTGGATGGCAGATATGCCTCGTATAAATGGAAAGGTGAAAAAAGGACCCATATTCCTAATTAGTCGTGGATTAATTGGTACTTTATATTTactcacacaaagaaaaaagtgggaCTAatcttgaaatttaaaataattttgaaatactaaGTACACGTTAGACCTGTTGCCTCAATCACAGGAAAGTacaagcaaactgaaaaaaagcccTCCAATCCTGACACACTGACACATTAAGTATTCTTAAGCATACTGTAACTTTAAATTGTAAAAACTGGACAAAATTCCAATGTGAATGGAATAGTTAATTACTGATGTGAAAACTACTCTTCAGATGTACCAATATTTTTGGATAAAGATGTAGGATAGTGGTACAGTGAATAATGTGAATATAGTGTAGCTATAGTAGTGTATGCTGTATAGTGTACTGAATAGTGCAGTGAATATAGTGCAGcttaacatttaaagaaaatcattaaaattataattcttatgtgtttttgtttatttacataCTTGTTATAGGTATATTTccacaatatattttaaagttactcTTATTTGCTGCGCAGTCATGTCTCCAAGCTAAGACAAAAATCTAAGTCGGTGTGCTATATCCACTTctttacaaagcagaaaagcactgaaatgaaattttcctTTGGAGAGAGATTAAAACAAGTACTTTGTACACATTCAGTATCTTCAATACTGCTCAGAAATGCCCTTCAGAACGCTTTCACACTTTGCCTCATTATGTGtatgagcagcagcagcagcagttttgaaagCTAATGAAATCCTGTTTTAAGAGGATGCTTGCTAGGACCTTATGCATTAACATTCTGATACTCCAATCTTATGAGATCGCAGAAGGAAACGTCCACCCATAAGGGCAGTAATATGACTTATTTCAACTGTCATTTAAACTGTATTTCTCAATTACTTACCTGTAGCTCTTgatacaatttttttaattctactgCTGCAGGTCCTGTTACTTGTCCATTGTAAGACTGAAACCCATTCAGCTTCCCTTTCCTTAAGTCTTCCAGTTGCTGAGTAAGTTGATCCACTTTTAATACTGCAGCCTGtagctcctgctgcttttcctggaaCATGGCGCTTATATGCTCAATTTCAGTTGCTAAAATTAACAAggtaacaataataaaaaacaaggaCAGGAGAgattgttaatttttaattctatgGATATTGCTAAGTACAACATACTAGTTTTAAAGCTGGTGTATTCATACACATAACAAAATACTTATAATGTGTCAGGAATTGCTAACATTTACTACAGATACTCTGATTACTTATTATGACTTTATAAAACAGATAAGAAATTACATCATGTATAAATTTCCTAGAAATTTATGGCAACCATTGTATGACAAATAAACATTCTATGTGAAATCCTGTTACAGTGTATGACATTTGCCAGATATGCAGtgaacagcaaataaaattgaataGTATATTTAGAAATTCCACATACACAAATTGCCATTCATGATCTTGCTATAATCCACTTGTCCTCTCATGGCACGGATTTTTTTCAACTTTGTCTCCTGGGTTTCAACACGTTCTTTAAGTTTCTGAAGCTTTTCACTCTCTGAAACAGACTGCTGCTGACGACGTTCTTGCTGCTTCAGGTAACGCAAACGTTGTtcctaacaaaataaaagacaaaaggtACTTGTTACACTCTTATTTGTAGAAAAAAGTTGATTTAGTAAAACCTACCTCTATGATCACtagtttttggttttatttattttggggtttgtttggcttattttctttccagcaatCAGAAAAAGTTGTATCTAGTTAAAACGTGCATCAGTCCTCCTGAGGAAAAAGATTACCTCTTTCAAACAAATTTGTTAAATTTATGTTAAGAAATTCAGAAGTTTTAGACCAAACATCAATTTTACGTATAT
This Cygnus atratus isolate AKBS03 ecotype Queensland, Australia chromosome 5, CAtr_DNAZoo_HiC_assembly, whole genome shotgun sequence DNA region includes the following protein-coding sequences:
- the PPP1R13B gene encoding apoptosis-stimulating of p53 protein 1 isoform X2, whose amino-acid sequence is MMPMILTVFLSNNEQILTEVPITPETTCRDVVEFCKEPGEGSCHLAEVWRGNERPIPFDHMMYDHLQKWGPRREEVKFFLRHEESPAESNEQSGRQAQNQRNGINIPVEKRTENGVGNPRVELTLSELQDMAARQQQQIENQQQMLVAKEQRLRYLKQQERRQQQSVSESEKLQKLKERVETQETKLKKIRAMRGQVDYSKIMNGNLSTEIEHISAMFQEKQQELQAAVLKVDQLTQQLEDLRKGKLNGFQSYNGQVTGPAAVELKKLYQELQIRNRLNQEQNSKLQQQKELLNKRNMEVAMMDKRINELRERLYKKKVELNRINGTSSPQSSLSASGRVAAVGPYIQVPSAGTYAVPVDPVKPQSLTIASSSTHGRSKSANDGNWPILKQSSAPVVKPPQISNTDWKESSMDTALKQGTISSQPLPTSVLGSTDKLGLDLGKVPPTIPGVSKQLPQNYGTYPSPVPLGTGSTNSLERRKDGSLPRPGTSITNRQRPVPLPPPSNVHQPSSSQQIQQRISVPPSPTYQPSGPPLFPGGDGRPELPLTVAIRPFLADKGSRPQSPRKGPQTVNSSSIYSMYLQQATPPKNYQQAVYNTLNKSVKAVYGKPVLQSGSTSPSPLPFLHGSLPAQAPSQPQSQPQTEVSEKDQELENAPPPSENSNVENIPRPLSPTKLTPIVHSPLRYQSDADLEALRRKLANAPRPLKKRSSITEPEGPSGPNIQKLLYQRFNTLAGGIESAPFYQPSNPQDFIGILADVDNGNTSTNGNIEEPISVQPTVPVPDEPPPSSDANDNELPSPATEELISTETTNQTPETTEDNNNNLAIVPSNEESSSPTPEVSSPVEEEVPLQPALPPPVPPTKRTNLKKPNSERTGHGLRVKFNPLALLLDASLEGEFDLVQRIIYEVDDPSKPNDEGITPLHNAVCAGHHHIVKFLLDFGVNVNAADSDGWTPLHCAASCNSVHLCKLLVESGAAIFASTISDIETAADKCEEMEEGYIQCSQFLYGVQEKLGVMNKGVVYALWDYEAQNNDELSFHEGDAITILRRKDDNETEWWWARLNDKEGYVPKNLLGLYPRIKPRQRTLA
- the PPP1R13B gene encoding apoptosis-stimulating of p53 protein 1 isoform X1; the encoded protein is MMPMILTVFLSNNEQILTEVPITPETTCRDVVEFCKEPGEGSCHLAEVWRGNERPIPFDHMMYDHLQKWGPRREEVKFFLRHEESPAESNEQSGRQAQNQRNGINIPVEKRTENGVGNPRVELTLSELQDMAARQQQQIENQQQMLVAKEQRLRYLKQQERRQQQSVSESEKLQKLKERVETQETKLKKIRAMRGQVDYSKIMNGNLSTEIEHISAMFQEKQQELQAAVLKVDQLTQQLEDLRKGKLNGFQSYNGQVTGPAAVELKKLYQELQIRNRLNQEQNSKLQQQKELLNKRNMEVAMMDKRINELRERLYKKKVEARQKENIPLNRINGTSSPQSSLSASGRVAAVGPYIQVPSAGTYAVPVDPVKPQSLTIASSSTHGRSKSANDGNWPILKQSSAPVVKPPQISNTDWKESSMDTALKQGTISSQPLPTSVLGSTDKLGLDLGKVPPTIPGVSKQLPQNYGTYPSPVPLGTGSTNSLERRKDGSLPRPGTSITNRQRPVPLPPPSNVHQPSSSQQIQQRISVPPSPTYQPSGPPLFPGGDGRPELPLTVAIRPFLADKGSRPQSPRKGPQTVNSSSIYSMYLQQATPPKNYQQAVYNTLNKSVKAVYGKPVLQSGSTSPSPLPFLHGSLPAQAPSQPQSQPQTEVSEKDQELENAPPPSENSNVENIPRPLSPTKLTPIVHSPLRYQSDADLEALRRKLANAPRPLKKRSSITEPEGPSGPNIQKLLYQRFNTLAGGIESAPFYQPSNPQDFIGILADVDNGNTSTNGNIEEPISVQPTVPVPDEPPPSSDANDNELPSPATEELISTETTNQTPETTEDNNNNLAIVPSNEESSSPTPEVSSPVEEEVPLQPALPPPVPPTKRTNLKKPNSERTGHGLRVKFNPLALLLDASLEGEFDLVQRIIYEVDDPSKPNDEGITPLHNAVCAGHHHIVKFLLDFGVNVNAADSDGWTPLHCAASCNSVHLCKLLVESGAAIFASTISDIETAADKCEEMEEGYIQCSQFLYGVQEKLGVMNKGVVYALWDYEAQNNDELSFHEGDAITILRRKDDNETEWWWARLNDKEGYVPKNLLGLYPRIKPRQRTLA